The Candidatus Poribacteria bacterium genome segment CTTGGGCTTGCGGAGGTGGATGCTGTCAGCGTTTGCACGTATACCATGGCGCACTGCGAACCAACGGTCGCCGCACTTCAGGCGGGGAAACATGTCATTGTGGAAAAACCGATGGCCGCCACGGCTGCTGAAGCCCATCAAATGGCGGAAGCCCAAAAAGCAAGTGGAAAAATCCTAATGGTGGGCATGAAATGGCGGTTTATGCCTGAGATCCAAGCGGCGAAAGCGTTTATTGAGGATGGAAATCTCGGACAGATTTATTATGCCGAAGCCATTGGCTGGCAGCATCGCGGTATCCCCGGCGGAACATTCATTAAAAAAGAGACAGCCGGCGGTGGTGGATTCATGGACAATGGTGTCTACACGCTTGATGCTGTGCTCTATATGATGGGGCATCCCAAACCGCTTACGGTTTCGGGCACCGACGCCAACATTTTTGGGCACTCCCCAGACGGCACTTGGAATATCGACGACTTTTCGGTAGAAGATTTCGGAACAGCCTACGTCCGATTGGAGGGAGGAATTACCCTGTTCTTCGCGCATAGCTGGGCGATCAACTTCCCGGAACAGTGGCAGATGCGTATCGCTGGAAGTCGTGGAGCTGTTGAGATCTTTCCGTTTGGCTCAGAACCGAAACTGCGTCTATTGCACGGTGGCTATAGCGATTTGCAGGAGGTCACGCCTAATCAGCTGCCAGAAGGGAGTATAGACATTACTTATGAAATCAAGCAATTTGTACGAGCCATTCGGGACGGACAACCGTCACCCATCCCAGGGGACACCTTCCTCTACACCAACGTAATTTTTGACAGTATTTATCAATCCTCACAATTGGGACGTGAAGTTAGGGTCAGTTTGCCCTAACCTACTTCCATCTTCGCATGCGTCTTGCCTCTCTGAACATCTCTATCACATTATAGTGGATCTTAGAATTAATGAAACACCCCAAACCGNNNNNNNNNNNNNNNNNNNNNNNNNNNNNNNNNNNNNNNNNNNNNNNNNNNNNNNNNNNNNNNNCTATTTATTTTTAGAATTCACCATAAATAAAAAAAGCACCGGGCAAATAATTTGACCCGGTGTTTTTTGTGAAACTATCAAACGAAGATGGTGTTTACCATCTATCGCGGTCATCATCGTCGCGTCTGCCACCGCCACGCCTCTCACCACGTGGGGGCCGAGGACGAGCCTCGTTTACTTTCACAGGACGTCCAGCAATCTCCTGTCCATCCAATCCGGCAATCGCCGCTTCCGCCTCAGCTTGATCGGGCATTTCGACGAATCCAAATCCTCTTGACCTTCCACTGTAGTGGTCCCGAATGACGTTGGCGGTGTCAACCGTTCCGTAGCTTTCAAAAGCATCTCGTAAGTCATCATCCGTGGCATCATATGACAGATTACCGACGTAAATATTCATCTGAATTACCTCTCTGAAAAGATGTTGTTCAAAATTTGCAAATGTTTCTGGACTTTGGACACGGAGGTTGGCTTCCCCCTCATCGACTGTACATTCGAGTGGTGCACAGTTCATCGATGAATCGACACCGTGCCATCTTATAGCTTACCCCTTGATAGGACCACCACATTCCGTGTGTGCCATCACCTCTCCCCGCATCGTGGGACTTGAGAGGTCGGGCATCTGTCAGATAACATCGTCGTCTCTGAGTTTTTATTGACGCCATTTCATTAAAAGTGACGTGATACCTTAAACGCTGTGAGATACTACGTTGTGGTCTCACAGAGAAACGCCATCGTGAATGATTTTCGTTGGAGAAAAATGAGAACAGGAATTCAAGGACTCTCATGTTCCCCAATCGACTTTAACCGTTGCACTTAGCAATTCGCAAAACAGCAGAGCATTGGTAGATGTTACTCCGATGACTGTCAAGCAGTAATGGTTGAGGAAATTCGTGCCAATTTCGATCTTGCCTCAATCCTTTGCTCATCTACTAGTTACATATTTCTAGCGGCATTGAGCCTGCTTGACATCATTTCTCAATAATATTATAAGTCAAGATAGCATAAACATCCAGAAGAAACTTCTGTTGTACAAAATTTTCCGAGATGTGAGTTGCTCTACGTTTTCAGCATTGAAAAGTCGGTCATAATGTGGGATAATCAATAGGCTGTAAGATTTTGCAGATAATGATTATCGTAATGGAAGGAGAGGCGGATGAATCAAACGGCAGATGTAATCGTGGTCGGCGGCGGGGTCATTGGATGCTTCATCGCTTACGAGCTGTCAAAAGCGGGACTTGAGGTGGTGGTGGTAGAAAAGGGGCAGGTAGGTGCGGAAG includes the following:
- a CDS encoding Gfo/Idh/MocA family oxidoreductase, with protein sequence MAIGIGIIGTGGISRAHARGYLQILDEARIVGVADILEERAQAAAQEWGAEHAFSDYRELLGLAEVDAVSVCTYTMAHCEPTVAALQAGKHVIVEKPMAATAAEAHQMAEAQKASGKILMVGMKWRFMPEIQAAKAFIEDGNLGQIYYAEAIGWQHRGIPGGTFIKKETAGGGGFMDNGVYTLDAVLYMMGHPKPLTVSGTDANIFGHSPDGTWNIDDFSVEDFGTAYVRLEGGITLFFAHSWAINFPEQWQMRIAGSRGAVEIFPFGSEPKLRLLHGGYSDLQEVTPNQLPEGSIDITYEIKQFVRAIRDGQPSPIPGDTFLYTNVIFDSIYQSSQLGREVRVSLP
- a CDS encoding RNA-binding protein, with amino-acid sequence MNIYVGNLSYDATDDDLRDAFESYGTVDTANVIRDHYSGRSRGFGFVEMPDQAEAEAAIAGLDGQEIAGRPVKVNEARPRPPRGERRGGGRRDDDDRDRW